A genome region from Trichocoleus sp. includes the following:
- a CDS encoding pentapeptide repeat-containing protein, which produces MAELTRQQIITALIAVPQNANLAGIDLSKLDLTGACLIGANLCRSRLHESQFAEADLSGASLIHSQMRDINLSHANLNEADLSGADLERANLSHASLRYANLQSAFLSRAKGISADLRAAYLKQANLRYASLNRAILADADLTNANLDNADLSAANLEQANLSDANLSHADLRGAILKNADLSHANLQGADLQDADLEGAILINTTMPDGSIAQQPALVSPDPLISQLPNTIPDRAGSSSNNVSPVQ; this is translated from the coding sequence ATGGCTGAACTGACCCGACAGCAGATTATTACTGCTCTGATTGCGGTTCCCCAGAATGCCAATCTTGCCGGGATTGATCTCTCAAAGCTTGACTTGACTGGGGCTTGCTTAATCGGCGCAAATTTATGTCGATCGCGTCTCCATGAATCTCAGTTCGCCGAAGCGGATTTGAGCGGCGCATCGCTGATTCATAGCCAAATGCGAGATATCAATTTGAGTCATGCGAACTTGAACGAAGCCGATCTGAGCGGCGCAGACCTAGAACGAGCGAATTTGAGTCATGCTTCGCTACGTTATGCAAACCTGCAATCAGCATTTTTGAGTCGGGCAAAGGGAATCAGTGCTGACTTGAGGGCTGCCTATTTGAAGCAAGCCAACCTCCGCTATGCTTCGCTCAATCGTGCCATCCTCGCTGATGCCGATTTAACCAACGCAAACTTAGACAACGCAGATTTGAGTGCTGCCAATTTAGAACAGGCAAATTTAAGCGACGCCAACCTGAGCCATGCCGATCTGCGCGGCGCAATTCTCAAAAATGCTGACTTAAGCCATGCCAACCTACAAGGAGCCGACCTGCAAGACGCTGATTTGGAAGGTGCAATCCTGATCAACACCACGATGCCCGATGGCTCGATCGCTCAGCAACCTGCCCTCGTCTCTCCAGATCCTCTGATCTCTCAACTGCCCAACACTATACCCGATCGGGCTGGAAGCTCCAGTAACAATGTGTCCCCTGTCCAGTGA
- a CDS encoding AAA family ATPase codes for MSIVAFVNQKGGCSKSTTAVHFAYWLLHRQQKVVLVDADAQRSSSIWLESLEDPIPCEVVQQSADLLKRIPKLAAQYDYVVVDGPAGLSDATKAIVFQTDLAIIPCQPTGVDLRSASDAVSLIRQAQAARKGIPQAAVFLSRAVKGTRLKDEAMAALENMGVPILNTAVHQRQAIADTFGQSATVWELLGKASVEAAEEFDLLFREIMTLLPEASKEVAG; via the coding sequence ATGTCAATTGTGGCATTTGTGAACCAGAAGGGAGGATGCTCGAAATCTACAACCGCTGTGCATTTTGCCTATTGGTTGCTGCATCGGCAGCAGAAAGTTGTTTTGGTTGATGCAGATGCTCAGCGATCGAGTTCTATCTGGCTGGAGTCGCTGGAAGATCCGATTCCCTGCGAAGTGGTGCAACAATCAGCAGACTTGCTGAAGCGAATTCCTAAACTGGCGGCTCAGTATGATTATGTGGTGGTCGATGGTCCAGCCGGATTATCAGATGCGACCAAAGCGATCGTGTTTCAGACTGATCTCGCCATTATTCCCTGCCAGCCTACAGGCGTTGATCTACGCTCTGCTTCGGATGCGGTTTCTTTAATTCGACAAGCACAGGCAGCTCGTAAGGGAATTCCTCAGGCAGCCGTTTTTCTGTCGCGAGCAGTCAAAGGCACAAGACTCAAGGATGAAGCAATGGCGGCTCTTGAGAATATGGGAGTTCCAATTCTAAATACGGCAGTTCATCAGCGGCAGGCGATCGCGGATACATTTGGGCAGTCGGCAACCGTTTGGGAACTGTTGGGCAAAGCTTCAGTGGAAGCGGCAGAGGAATTTGATCTGCTCTTTCGAGAAATTATGACGCTGCTGCCGGAGGCTTCAAAAGAGGTTGCGGGTTAA
- a CDS encoding low molecular weight protein-tyrosine-phosphatase, with amino-acid sequence MTHSPYRLLFVCLGNICRSPSAENIMNHLIEQRHLQDQIVCDSAGTSSYHIGSPPDRRMTAAAKTRGIALKGQARQFEHCDFEAFDLILAMDKDNFASLAALDTQMQYRHKIKLMCEFCREYNDREVPDPYYGGEAGFNYVIDLLLDACEGLLDYVVQQQVVSNPS; translated from the coding sequence ATGACTCACTCACCTTATCGGCTTTTGTTTGTTTGTCTGGGCAATATCTGTCGATCGCCCTCTGCCGAGAACATTATGAATCACCTGATTGAGCAGCGACATCTGCAAGATCAAATTGTTTGTGACTCTGCCGGAACCTCTAGCTACCACATTGGCAGTCCACCCGATCGCCGTATGACTGCTGCTGCCAAGACACGAGGAATTGCCTTAAAAGGACAAGCTCGTCAGTTTGAGCATTGTGATTTTGAAGCGTTTGATTTGATCTTGGCAATGGACAAAGATAATTTCGCCAGTTTGGCTGCACTGGATACCCAAATGCAGTATCGCCATAAGATCAAGCTGATGTGTGAGTTTTGCCGCGAGTATAACGATCGAGAAGTACCTGATCCTTACTATGGTGGCGAAGCAGGCTTTAACTATGTGATTGATTTGCTCCTGGATGCCTGTGAGGGTCTGCTGGATTATGTCGTGCAGCAGCAGGTCGTTAGCAATCCGTCATGA
- a CDS encoding DedA family protein, whose translation MTDAIAEWAIRTMESLGYLGIGLLMFLENLFPPIPSELIMPLAGFTVAQGKMQLVPAIVAGVLGTILGAFPWYYLGKLLGENRIKRWIDKHGKWLGISSEEIDKSQRWFYRHGKKAVFFGRLVPGIRTLISLPAGFSHMPMPQFLIYSTLGTTAWVGFLTIAGYKLGEHYDVVDQYLAPVSKIVLVLVVIAAIVWIIRQRRSKQL comes from the coding sequence ATGACAGACGCGATCGCAGAATGGGCAATCCGCACGATGGAATCCCTTGGCTACCTGGGAATTGGCTTACTCATGTTTCTGGAAAATTTGTTTCCGCCCATTCCCTCGGAGTTGATCATGCCACTGGCAGGGTTTACTGTTGCTCAAGGCAAAATGCAGCTTGTGCCAGCGATCGTTGCGGGAGTATTGGGGACAATCCTGGGAGCGTTTCCCTGGTACTACCTCGGTAAGCTCTTGGGCGAAAACCGCATCAAGCGCTGGATCGACAAGCACGGCAAATGGTTGGGCATTTCCAGCGAAGAAATTGATAAGTCTCAACGCTGGTTTTATCGACATGGAAAGAAAGCTGTTTTCTTTGGGCGATTGGTTCCCGGCATTCGGACACTTATTTCTCTCCCAGCGGGCTTTAGCCACATGCCGATGCCCCAGTTTTTGATCTATTCCACTCTGGGCACCACTGCCTGGGTTGGTTTTTTGACGATCGCGGGCTACAAGCTTGGTGAACACTATGATGTCGTTGATCAGTACCTTGCCCCCGTCTCAAAAATTGTGCTGGTGCTAGTAGTGATTGCGGCAATTGTCTGGATCATTCGCCAGCGCCGATCGAAGCAGCTCTAA
- the ahcY gene encoding adenosylhomocysteinase encodes MTATQVKYDIKDLSLAPLGKQRIEWAGREMPVLRQIQERFAKEKPFAGIRLIACCHVTTETAHLAIALKNGGADAILIASNPLSTQDDVAASLVADHGIGVFAIKGEDNDTYHRHVRIALDHRPNIIIDDGSDVVATLIQERQSQVADLIGTTEETTTGIVRLRAMFRDGVLTFPAMNVNDADTKHFFDNRYGTGQSTLDGIIRATNILLAGKNIVVAGYGWCGKGTALRARGMGANVIVTEIDPIKAIEAVMDGFRVMPMAEAAPQGDIFVTVTGNKHVIRGEHFAAMKDGAIVCNSGHFDIEIDLKSLQEMASEVKVVRNFTEEYRLKSGKSVIVLGEGRLVNLAAAEGHPSAVMDMSFANQAMACEYLVKNKGKLSPGLHSIPTEVDQEIARLKLQAMGIVVDTLTTEQVEYINSWTSGT; translated from the coding sequence ATGACAGCTACTCAGGTAAAGTACGACATTAAGGATCTGTCCCTCGCGCCCCTAGGGAAGCAGCGGATTGAATGGGCAGGGCGCGAAATGCCTGTGCTACGGCAAATTCAAGAACGCTTTGCTAAGGAAAAGCCGTTTGCCGGAATTCGATTGATCGCTTGCTGCCACGTCACAACAGAAACAGCCCATCTGGCAATTGCACTCAAAAATGGTGGTGCAGATGCCATTTTGATTGCCAGCAACCCCCTTTCGACGCAGGATGATGTTGCTGCCAGCCTCGTTGCTGATCATGGAATTGGCGTATTTGCGATTAAAGGCGAAGACAACGACACCTATCATCGCCATGTTCGCATCGCCCTGGATCACCGTCCCAACATCATTATTGATGACGGCAGCGACGTGGTAGCAACGCTGATTCAAGAACGCCAGAGTCAAGTTGCTGACCTGATCGGCACCACCGAAGAAACGACAACTGGGATTGTCCGTCTGCGTGCCATGTTTCGTGATGGGGTGCTCACCTTCCCCGCAATGAACGTGAACGATGCCGATACCAAGCACTTCTTTGACAACCGCTATGGTACCGGACAATCGACGCTCGATGGTATTATCCGTGCAACCAACATTCTTCTTGCAGGTAAAAACATCGTTGTTGCAGGCTACGGCTGGTGCGGTAAGGGAACGGCACTCCGGGCACGGGGTATGGGCGCAAATGTGATTGTGACCGAGATTGACCCAATCAAGGCGATCGAAGCAGTGATGGATGGTTTCCGCGTTATGCCAATGGCAGAGGCAGCTCCTCAAGGCGATATTTTCGTCACCGTGACTGGCAACAAGCATGTCATCCGGGGCGAGCATTTTGCAGCAATGAAGGATGGCGCGATCGTCTGCAACTCGGGTCACTTTGATATTGAGATTGACCTGAAATCCTTGCAAGAGATGGCATCTGAGGTAAAAGTCGTCCGAAACTTCACTGAAGAATATCGTCTGAAGAGTGGTAAGTCGGTGATAGTTCTGGGCGAAGGTCGTCTGGTGAACCTGGCAGCCGCAGAAGGACACCCCAGCGCTGTAATGGATATGAGCTTTGCAAACCAGGCAATGGCTTGTGAGTATCTGGTGAAGAACAAAGGCAAACTGTCACCCGGTCTACATTCCATCCCTACTGAAGTTGACCAGGAAATTGCGCGTCTGAAGCTGCAAGCAATGGGCATTGTGGTTGACACGCTCACGACAGAGCAAGTGGAATACATTAACTCCTGGACATCAGGAACCTAG
- a CDS encoding LapA family protein gives MVKLILLLVILGALAAFALQNLASVSLVIFGIKTLALPLAVWVIGAIGAGAFTTLVMAGLLQFGRPVRENRQPGRTARQTRSGFGETFRNVGWTRGNSSTETNASATNRGGASATGYTSRPNRNLDDWEAGGREEWDDWDDIPEPIDRPGARSTETRDRQDEDWEGRERSERRKTAEPSDRPRQTDFEAPQAPTARSQSGSVYSYRYGGSEDEAEDGGRDVYDAEYRVITPPYRPTPVDPTPEPPQNNDDDWDFDDDWETDRSRNP, from the coding sequence ATGGTGAAACTGATTCTGCTCCTGGTGATTCTAGGCGCACTTGCGGCGTTTGCTCTGCAAAATTTGGCTTCGGTTTCGCTGGTCATTTTTGGGATTAAAACCCTGGCTTTGCCGCTGGCAGTTTGGGTGATTGGGGCGATCGGGGCAGGAGCATTCACAACGCTGGTGATGGCAGGGCTGCTGCAATTTGGACGTCCAGTGAGAGAAAATCGCCAACCGGGTCGAACTGCGCGACAAACGCGATCGGGATTTGGTGAAACGTTCCGCAACGTGGGCTGGACAAGAGGCAATTCTTCAACCGAGACAAACGCATCAGCCACAAACCGTGGTGGAGCTTCAGCCACAGGTTATACGAGCCGTCCGAATCGAAACTTGGATGACTGGGAGGCGGGTGGCAGAGAGGAATGGGACGACTGGGACGATATTCCCGAGCCGATCGATCGCCCTGGTGCAAGATCGACCGAAACTCGCGATCGCCAAGATGAAGACTGGGAAGGCAGAGAACGATCGGAGCGTCGCAAAACCGCAGAACCCAGCGATCGTCCGCGACAAACTGACTTTGAAGCACCGCAAGCCCCTACAGCACGCAGCCAATCTGGCTCGGTCTATTCCTACCGCTACGGCGGCTCAGAAGATGAAGCAGAGGATGGAGGACGAGATGTTTATGATGCTGAGTATCGAGTGATTACTCCCCCCTACCGCCCTACCCCAGTAGACCCAACCCCAGAGCCGCCTCAAAACAATGATGATGACTGGGATTTTGATGATGACTGGGAAACCGATCGGTCTCGTAATCCCTAA
- a CDS encoding flavin prenyltransferase UbiX — MTSNTSLPLILGITGASGLIYAVRALKFLMQADYAIELVASKSTYMVWQAENQIRMPVEPLQQEQFWRQQAGVESGGKLRCHPWGDVGANIASGSFRTIGMVVMPCSMSTVAKLANGLSSDLLERAADVQLKEGRKLVVVPRETPFSLIHLRNLTALAEAGAKIVPAIPAWYHNPQSIEDLVDFVVARTLDQFGIDCVPLKRWEGHLGEES; from the coding sequence GTGACTTCCAACACTTCTCTTCCGCTTATCCTGGGCATCACCGGAGCATCTGGCTTGATTTATGCCGTGCGTGCCCTAAAGTTTTTGATGCAGGCAGACTATGCGATCGAACTGGTTGCTTCTAAGTCTACCTACATGGTTTGGCAGGCAGAAAATCAGATTCGCATGCCCGTTGAACCTTTGCAGCAAGAACAGTTTTGGCGACAGCAGGCAGGCGTTGAGAGTGGTGGCAAGTTGCGCTGTCATCCTTGGGGAGATGTGGGAGCAAATATTGCTAGTGGCTCGTTTCGGACGATCGGCATGGTGGTTATGCCTTGTAGCATGAGTACAGTCGCAAAGCTGGCAAATGGGCTAAGTTCTGATTTGTTGGAACGTGCCGCAGACGTACAACTCAAGGAAGGACGTAAACTGGTGGTAGTCCCTCGCGAAACCCCATTTAGCTTGATCCATCTGCGAAACTTGACTGCACTGGCTGAAGCTGGCGCAAAAATTGTCCCCGCTATTCCTGCCTGGTATCACAATCCGCAATCGATCGAAGACCTCGTTGATTTCGTTGTCGCTCGCACTTTAGATCAGTTTGGCATTGACTGTGTGCCCCTCAAGCGATGGGAAGGACACTTGGGTGAGGAATCCTGA
- a CDS encoding ribonuclease R family protein — MEFSIAELLANFTDDKLVAPKALEKKLNCKDEAGVRRLQIALDALERIGVIVKDRGKYRRIFEDDVVEGKLRCSSKGFCFAIQDVEGSEDIYIRECHLNTAWNGDRVLVRVTKEGTRRRSPEGEVRLILDRANSSILARVKQADSGYRATPLDDRLLFEVELKPNGASLEEAVDQLAHVEILRYPLGSHPPLGKVAQVLGSDAQAASEFDVVCCKHDLPRQFPEDVLQAAKALPNKLRKADLKGRVDLRDLPTITIDGPQTAVGPAIDDALTLEKLGNDEWLVGIHIADVSYYITPDSDLDIEARRRGTSIYLGDQVIRMLPERVHQSCSLIAEHDRLAVSVLIRLNREGEVLEFEIQPTVIRIDYRLDYQQAQAIVQRHDTPEAAAAMTPAYPLPTLDQLQEFEPVFEMLDQLFKLSQSIRTQRLQRGAFDLNLPEKVFPNEANPELSQFLSTKFQYDDEGALGAMVVSAFLPARSIVTELMLLTNQLVASHLIELQIPAIYRVHRTPDPSDVQELLKLVSNMGIDAHLEEEDEVHSRDYQRLVQEFAKSKTEKVLTYLLLSTFKPAVYSTTPGPHFGLALEKGYTHFTSPIRRYPDLLVHRVLHALFEHGRDRRTTRSKDRVNLRSSTCHGKINWNVLPTDLQAELEEEFAAVVVHLTEQEKLAQEAETDLEGLKKAEFMQQHTGKVFHGLITGVQSYGFFVEIEELLVEGLVHVSSLKDDWYEYRSRQQKLVGRKNRKQYKLGDRVEVQVKSVDYYRQQIDLVAVGGGSEASDEDELDEVTPNEEELTELNGDVNGQDGEAYD, encoded by the coding sequence ATGGAATTCTCAATTGCAGAGCTACTTGCTAACTTCACAGACGATAAACTCGTCGCGCCCAAAGCACTCGAAAAAAAGCTCAACTGTAAAGATGAAGCGGGTGTCCGTAGGCTGCAAATTGCCCTCGATGCCCTAGAGCGGATTGGAGTTATTGTCAAAGATCGGGGCAAATATCGACGCATCTTTGAAGATGATGTGGTTGAAGGCAAGCTGCGCTGTTCCAGTAAAGGCTTCTGCTTTGCAATTCAAGATGTGGAAGGATCAGAAGACATCTACATCCGCGAGTGTCACCTCAATACTGCCTGGAACGGCGATCGGGTTCTGGTAAGAGTCACGAAGGAAGGGACCAGGAGACGCAGCCCTGAAGGAGAAGTGCGGCTGATTCTCGATCGCGCGAACTCCTCAATTTTGGCAAGGGTCAAGCAAGCAGACAGTGGCTATCGGGCAACCCCACTAGACGATCGATTGTTGTTTGAGGTGGAACTGAAGCCCAATGGGGCAAGTTTAGAAGAAGCAGTCGATCAACTCGCTCATGTTGAAATCTTGCGCTATCCGCTTGGTTCACATCCGCCCTTAGGGAAAGTGGCTCAAGTTTTAGGCAGCGATGCTCAGGCAGCCTCTGAATTTGACGTCGTATGCTGCAAGCATGATCTGCCGCGTCAGTTTCCAGAGGACGTGTTACAAGCTGCAAAGGCATTGCCCAATAAGCTCCGCAAAGCTGACCTGAAAGGACGAGTTGATCTGCGCGATCTGCCGACAATTACGATCGATGGTCCACAAACTGCGGTTGGTCCGGCGATTGATGATGCGCTGACGCTGGAAAAACTGGGCAATGATGAATGGCTCGTTGGCATCCACATCGCAGATGTTTCTTACTACATCACCCCCGATTCTGATCTGGACATTGAGGCACGGCGTCGCGGTACGTCGATCTATCTGGGTGATCAGGTGATTCGGATGTTGCCAGAGCGGGTTCACCAAAGCTGCTCTTTGATTGCCGAACACGATCGTCTTGCAGTCTCTGTTTTGATCCGGCTGAATCGCGAGGGTGAAGTGCTGGAGTTTGAGATTCAGCCAACCGTGATTCGGATTGATTATCGGCTCGATTATCAGCAAGCCCAGGCGATCGTTCAACGCCACGATACTCCGGAAGCAGCAGCAGCAATGACGCCTGCCTATCCGCTGCCGACGCTGGATCAGCTCCAGGAATTTGAGCCTGTCTTTGAAATGCTCGATCAGCTATTCAAACTGAGTCAATCCATTCGGACTCAGCGGCTCCAGCGTGGCGCATTTGACCTGAATTTGCCTGAAAAGGTCTTCCCCAACGAGGCGAATCCAGAACTGAGCCAGTTCCTCTCCACAAAGTTTCAGTACGATGACGAAGGGGCGTTGGGCGCAATGGTTGTCTCCGCGTTCTTGCCAGCTCGATCGATCGTCACAGAACTGATGCTGCTGACCAATCAGCTTGTTGCATCCCACCTGATCGAACTCCAGATTCCTGCTATTTATCGGGTGCATCGCACGCCCGATCCGAGTGATGTGCAGGAGTTGTTGAAATTGGTCAGCAATATGGGCATTGATGCTCATCTGGAGGAAGAAGACGAAGTCCATTCGCGAGACTATCAGCGATTGGTGCAGGAGTTCGCTAAGTCTAAAACCGAAAAGGTATTGACTTACCTGCTGCTCTCAACCTTCAAGCCTGCGGTCTACAGCACGACTCCTGGGCCACACTTTGGGCTGGCGTTGGAGAAGGGCTATACCCATTTCACCTCACCGATCCGCCGCTACCCAGATTTGCTCGTTCACCGAGTCTTACATGCCTTGTTTGAGCATGGACGCGATCGCCGCACCACGCGATCAAAAGATCGGGTTAACCTTCGCAGTAGTACCTGTCACGGCAAGATTAATTGGAATGTGCTGCCTACTGATCTGCAAGCGGAACTGGAAGAAGAGTTTGCCGCAGTGGTCGTGCATCTGACCGAACAAGAAAAACTGGCACAAGAAGCCGAAACCGATTTGGAAGGGCTGAAGAAAGCTGAGTTCATGCAGCAGCATACGGGCAAAGTGTTCCACGGTTTGATTACCGGGGTTCAGTCTTATGGCTTCTTTGTTGAGATCGAGGAACTCCTTGTCGAAGGGCTGGTGCATGTTAGTTCGCTGAAAGACGATTGGTATGAATATCGATCGCGGCAGCAAAAGCTCGTTGGGCGCAAAAACCGGAAGCAGTACAAGCTAGGCGATCGAGTTGAAGTCCAAGTCAAGAGCGTTGATTATTACCGTCAACAAATCGACCTGGTTGCTGTGGGTGGTGGTAGCGAAGCCTCTGATGAAGACGAGCTCGATGAAGTAACGCCGAACGAAGAAGAACTCACTGAGCTCAACGGAGACGTGAACGGGCAGGATGGAGAAGCCTATGACTAG
- the phoU gene encoding phosphate signaling complex protein PhoU, with product MESPKPTRIQFERQLRRVQRDVLRMGALVENSCWLARKSLFDRDLEAAKQVAIQDKQIDKLYRQIELECVNLMALQSPVTQDLRLLSALMQLVRDLERIGDYAEDLGEVAVKLFPYPTHACMEQVKLMFDRCRAMLAMGLAALSDLDAESGLDIKMKDDAVDDDYESLYNLLAHQTNIQGVVEPIVLLVLVIRYLERMADHATNIGKRVAYIVTGQR from the coding sequence TTGGAGAGCCCTAAACCTACTCGCATTCAATTTGAACGACAGCTAAGGCGTGTGCAGCGAGATGTCCTGCGGATGGGTGCTTTAGTTGAAAACTCCTGTTGGTTGGCTCGTAAATCTCTGTTCGATCGAGATTTAGAAGCGGCAAAACAAGTTGCGATTCAAGACAAGCAGATTGATAAACTCTATCGCCAGATTGAGCTAGAGTGCGTCAATTTGATGGCTCTCCAGTCTCCTGTGACTCAGGATTTGCGGTTGCTGAGTGCGCTCATGCAGCTCGTCCGCGATCTTGAACGCATTGGAGATTATGCAGAGGATTTGGGCGAAGTTGCTGTCAAGCTTTTTCCCTATCCAACACATGCCTGCATGGAACAAGTCAAACTGATGTTCGATCGCTGTCGGGCGATGTTAGCGATGGGTCTGGCGGCTCTTTCTGATCTGGATGCTGAGTCTGGGCTGGACATCAAAATGAAAGATGATGCCGTCGATGACGATTATGAGAGCCTATACAATCTCCTGGCACACCAAACCAATATTCAGGGCGTGGTTGAACCAATCGTTCTGCTCGTTTTAGTGATTCGCTACCTTGAGCGTATGGCAGACCACGCTACAAACATTGGCAAGCGAGTTGCTTACATTGTGACGGGGCAAAGATGA
- the psaM gene encoding photosystem I reaction center subunit XII, translating into MSLTDTQVYVALVIALIPAVMAFRLSTELYK; encoded by the coding sequence ATGTCTCTAACTGATACCCAGGTCTACGTTGCGCTGGTCATTGCCCTAATTCCGGCAGTGATGGCATTCCGTTTGTCTACTGAACTCTATAAGTAG
- a CDS encoding ABC transporter permease, translating into MSRSSALRYYVLSRLLLAPLMIWTITTLIFLLLRATPGDPIDVLLGPRAPEAAKQELRQSLGLDAPLWLQYLRYLGNLLHLDLGTSLTSQGQSVWQIIGAHFPATVELAVSGMIIAVVVGVAVGALAAAKPNTPADVGGRLFGIFTYAVPMYWFGMLLQLMFAVQLQWFPIGTRYPISAQAPQGVTGLYVIDSLLNLDFGQFLTSLYYLALPSLTLGLLLSGIFERMVRVNLKQTLKADYVEAARARGIPERRIIIAHALKNALIPVITVLGLTFASLLGGAILTEVTFSWPGLANRLYEAISQRDYPVVQGVMVFFSVIVVIASIAIDIINAYIDPRIRY; encoded by the coding sequence ATGTCTCGCTCCTCTGCACTCCGCTACTACGTCCTCTCTCGCTTGCTCTTGGCTCCGCTGATGATCTGGACGATCACAACGCTGATTTTTTTGCTGCTGCGAGCAACGCCAGGTGATCCGATCGATGTGTTGTTAGGTCCGCGCGCTCCAGAAGCCGCAAAACAAGAGCTACGGCAGAGTTTAGGATTGGATGCTCCCCTGTGGCTGCAATATTTGCGCTATCTGGGTAATCTGCTGCATCTCGATTTGGGTACGTCGCTGACCAGCCAGGGACAGTCAGTTTGGCAGATTATTGGCGCACATTTCCCGGCAACCGTCGAACTGGCGGTATCTGGCATGATTATCGCTGTCGTAGTGGGTGTTGCAGTGGGTGCACTGGCGGCTGCCAAACCCAATACACCAGCAGACGTGGGTGGAAGGCTATTTGGCATTTTTACCTACGCTGTGCCCATGTACTGGTTTGGGATGCTGCTGCAGTTGATGTTTGCCGTCCAGCTACAGTGGTTCCCGATCGGCACTCGCTATCCAATCTCAGCGCAGGCTCCTCAGGGAGTCACCGGGCTTTATGTCATTGATAGTCTACTCAATCTTGATTTTGGGCAATTTCTCACTAGCCTGTATTACCTGGCACTCCCCAGCCTAACCCTTGGGCTTCTCTTAAGCGGTATTTTCGAACGCATGGTGCGCGTCAACTTAAAGCAAACCCTTAAAGCTGATTATGTTGAGGCAGCCAGAGCCAGAGGCATTCCCGAACGTCGGATCATCATTGCCCATGCGCTTAAAAATGCCCTGATTCCAGTCATCACCGTTCTGGGTCTCACTTTTGCCTCCCTCTTGGGCGGGGCAATCCTAACTGAAGTCACCTTTTCCTGGCCCGGACTCGCCAACCGCCTCTATGAAGCCATTTCTCAGCGCGATTATCCAGTCGTTCAGGGCGTTATGGTTTTCTTCTCGGTGATTGTGGTAATTGCCAGTATCGCGATCGACATCATTAACGCCTACATCGATCCCCGAATTCGATATTGA